Sequence from the Equus asinus isolate D_3611 breed Donkey chromosome 5, EquAss-T2T_v2, whole genome shotgun sequence genome:
TCGGGGGATGGGAGACAGGGATTGCCTAGTTTCTTAAGGCTTCCAGAAGGACTTGGTGCCACCAATTCCCGAGTCGATTCCTGATTCCACTGCCAACTTAGAGTTGCTTCCTGGAGAGATATTTCCACCTGTCCATGTGTTTTTCCAGCTTCCAAAAAGTTGATGCTGCCTCCTCTCCCATATTCCCATCCCTGTGGACTGGGATTTTCAaaacttcccttttctctcttataGTAGTGTTTcgggagggagcaggagaagtTGCACGTGTGCGCCCTCCCGTCTCTAGGAGGGATGGTTGTCGAGATCATTGTCAGGGAGTCCCTGGCCAACTTGAGAGGTCACACACTGAGGAGGAAACACAGAGGTTAAGGGTgagggacagagccaggattgTTGCCAGCCCTGGCTGTCATCCAGGTCCAGCTCCTGGTTCCTGGAGCATCCTGCCCTCCCCGCCAGGAAGTCTGAGCCGCCAGGAGTCATGGGGTCGATTCCCAGAATCCCAGGGTCCgggaggccagggcagggccaggagtTGGACAAACAGCTCAAAGGTGAGCCAGCGTGGGGCTCTGGACCAGGCCTGGCCAGCCGGACGGGGCACCATGAGGTGAGTGGGAGCCCCCACAGGCCCCTGCAGGAGTGAGGGAGGAGATCAGGCCCCTCCGGACCCTCACTGCTCCCCACGCTGCCCCCAGGCTGCTGatcttcctggggctgctgtggggcTCAGCGGCCGGCGCCCCGGGCCTGCAGTGGCCCAAGCCCGTGTTCGGGCGCCTGGCATCCCCCGGCTTCCCCGGGGAGTACGCCAACAACCAGGAGCGGCACTGGACGCTGACCGCGCCCCCCGGCTACCGCCTGCGCCTCTACTTCACCCACTTCCACCTGGAGCTCTCCTACCTCTGCGAGTACGACTTTGTCAAGGTGCCCGCAGGGCCGGGGGTCCTGGACACTCTTGTGGGCTGGGAGGGGGGCTCCCCAAGGACAGGCCGGGGCTGAGGGACAGGGACACCTGGGAGCAGAGTCTGgcctcagagggagggagggcagggcttGGGCCTTGTTGTCCCTCCCTGTGACCCTGAACCCCACAGCTGAGCTCAGGAACCAAGGTGCTGGCCACACTGTGCGGCTGGGAGAGCACAGACACGGAGCTGGCGCCCGGCAACGACACCTTCTACTCGCCGGGCTCCAGCCTGGACGTCACCTTCCACTCCGACTACTCCAACGAGAAGCCGTTCACGGGCTTTGAGGCCTTCTACGCAGCAGAGGGTGAGCCAAGAGGAGGCCGAGTGCTGGGGCTGATGGTCCATCCGCATCGGGGCAGTAACCCTGTGCtacaccaggccagcctcccttTAGTCTCCCCACCTCCGAGCCTGGATTCCTGCCAAACCAGCAGGAAAGTCCACACCTCGGTCCAACATCTTCCACACTGCAAATATCAATAACAGCCATGACCTCCACTCATGGACTCAGCCCCGATTCTGTGCCAGGTGCCGAGCCAGGGACATCCTcacagcccaccccaccccccaccccctgtgATGCAAGGGCCGAGTGAGCCCATTTACATATGGGAAAGTGAAGGGCCGCCAGTCTGAGTGCTGCTGAGAATGCACAGAGCATGGCGTGCTGTATGTGCATGCGGGCTTCAAGTCTGACACGATTTCAGATTCTGGCTCCTGCAgggaccagctgtgtgaccttgagaaagcgGCTCAAACATTCTGCGCTCCTCAGGAGGCGGCTGCAAGGGTTCATTGGAGCTTGAGTAGCAGACCCTCCTGCAGGGTTCAGCTGCTGGCTGCTCCCTTCACTAGCTGTCCTCGTTGGTGCAAAAAGGTGGTATTTACCTCTCCCTCCAAGTGTTGCGGGTAGGCTGCAATGACCCCAGGCTCCAGTGCTTGGCCGGCACCAGCCACCTTGGGACATGAGGCGGCTCCTCTCAGATCAGCCATGAGGCTGGAGATCTGAATCTGAGCCCAGGCCCTGAGAGCTGTCCcattttctctcctgctgaccgCCTGCCTGGCCCACCTCTCCCCTAGACATCGACGAGTGCCAGGTGACCCCAGGAGAGGCGCCCCCCTGCGACCACCACTGCCACAACCACCTGGGTGGCTTCTACTGCTCCTGCCGAGCGGGCTACGTGCTCCACCAGAACAAGCGCACCTGCTCAGGTGAGCCACCCCGGGGCAGAACGAAGGGAGGACCACACCCGGCGCGCGGCccagcccccacctgccccaggaTACAGTCGGCAGGATACAGTTGGTTCCTCCAGGCCGTAGCTGCTCTGGAGGGACCACTGGGCTTGGCCCACTAGCCACTTCTCCTAGGCAGGGGCAGCCCCTTCTCTGATAATCTGTCCCCTCCTGCCATCCATTCATCTGATCACATCCTCTAAATCCTCCCCCACCTCGTTCCATCCTTGACTCACTCTCATCCCTCTTCAGCTCATTCACTTGATTAGCATGCCTCAGGCCCCCCTCTGTGTACCTGGCCCGTCTGGGCTCTGCAAACCCTACCCCAGTACAGCCACCTCGCCCTCCGTGGGCAGCTCCCAGGGGAAGGAGTGGGGCACCTAGGCCT
This genomic interval carries:
- the MASP2 gene encoding mannan-binding lectin serine protease 2 isoform X7, with the protein product MRLLIFLGLLWGSAAGAPGLQWPKPVFGRLASPGFPGEYANNQERHWTLTAPPGYRLRLYFTHFHLELSYLCEYDFVKLSSGTKVLATLCGWESTDTELAPGNDTFYSPGSSLDVTFHSDYSNEKPFTGFEAFYAAEDIDECQVTPGEAPPCDHHCHNHLGGFYCSCRAGYVLHQNKRTCSALCLGQVFTDLSGVISSPEYPQPYPKLSSCTYSIHLEEGFSIILNFVESFNVEMHPEIQCPYDSLKIQTDKAEYGPFCGDTLPGRIETKSNIVTIIFVTDQSGDHAGWKIRYSSTAHQYRVAYSSCECLCLCCVRRHLSMA
- the MASP2 gene encoding mannan-binding lectin serine protease 2 isoform X6; the encoded protein is MRLLIFLGLLWGSAAGAPGLQWPKPVFGRLASPGFPGEYANNQERHWTLTAPPGYRLRLYFTHFHLELSYLCEYDFVKLSSGTKVLATLCGWESTDTELAPGNDTFYSPGSSLDVTFHSDYSNEKPFTGFEAFYAAEDIDECQVTPGEAPPCDHHCHNHLGGFYCSCRAGYVLHQNKRTCSALCLGQVFTDLSGVISSPEYPQPYPKLSSCTYSIHLEEGFSIILNFVESFNVEMHPEIQCPYDSLKIQTDKAEYGPFCGDTLPGRIETKSNIVTIIFVTDQSGDHAGWKIRYSSTARPCPDPTAPPNGHITPVQATYILKDSFSVFCETGYELLQR
- the MASP2 gene encoding mannan-binding lectin serine protease 2 isoform X8, whose amino-acid sequence is MRLLIFLGLLWGSAAGAPGLQWPKPVFGRLASPGFPGEYANNQERHWTLTAPPGYRLRLYFTHFHLELSYLCEYDFVKLSSGTKVLATLCGWESTDTELAPGNDTFYSPGSSLDVTFHSDYSNEKPFTGFEAFYAAEDIDECQVTPGEAPPCDHHCHNHLGGFYCSCRAGYVLHQNKRTCSEQRL